CTTCCAAGGGATGCTGGATGGGCTCTGGTGTGGGCGGTCCGGACGCGACCGCCCTCCGGTACTCGTCGTTGACGATCGCCCCGAACCGCCGATAGATCGGCGGCTGATGCGCGAGCCAGTCTTGCGAGGCCGCCGCCCAGTGTTGTCGGCTGTCCGCTGCAGAGAAGTAGGCCGGGAGTACCTCGGCGCGAAGATTCTTCTCGTTAATGACCCCGCCTTCGTACCCGAGCCGGAAGTAGTTGAGCGCCATTACGCAAAACAAGCGCCGGCGTAGCTGGGTAGGTGGCATCGCAGCAAATGCTGACCCGAACATCGGGCCATACGTGTCGTGGTCGTTGATGGCCAGCGTCATCAGCTGTTCGTGTTTGTCACGGGCAACCTGGATGCGGACGAGCCTCAGCTGCCGCCCCTGGTAGATAAGGCCAGCCGCGACTCCAGCGACGGCGAGGGCGCTGAATACGGCGGACGCTGCCCCATATGCCTGCCCAATGTCGGCGAGGCGCCGCCAGTCGGGCTGCCACCATCGGTCGATGATCGCGAGAGCGAGCGGGAACCCAGCGGCGCAGGCGACGGCAAGGCCGGCCAGCGCCGCAGCTATAAGCGTGGTGCGGGTTGAGGTTGGCGTTCGCATGGCGGCTCCGGGGGCGTTGAGGTAGCCAGGATGCGTGCGGCCCGCTTGACCGGGAGCCGTTGTTCTACCGGTCGGTTGGGAGCAGTTCGACGGCGCGGCGCCGGTCGGCGGCTGTGGGCAGGGTGTACCGGCGAGTTTGGTCGAGGCGGGCGTGGCCGAGCAGGTCGGCGACGACGACCAGGTCGGCGCCGCCGCGGATCATGACGGTGGCAAAGGTGTGCCGTAGTACGTGCGCGGGGGCATCGTCGTCCAGGGCGGCGCGGTCGAGGATCGCGGCGAAGACGTCGCTGGCGCCCCGTACGGATAGTCGGCCGCCGCGGTGGTTGAAAAACAGCGCCGGCGTGGTGTCGGCGCCGGGTAGGCCGGCGCGTTCGTCCAGCCACGCCTGGTATGCCTCGCGCAGCTCGGCAGCCCACCGGCCGGCCCGTACGGCTCGTCGACGCCGATCGCCGCGCGCAGCGCGGCCAGGACGCTCTCCCGGCTTGGCGGACACGGCGTCACCGCCAACCCGAGCACCGCGTTTGTCGCGCAGTCGATGAACCAGGTCACCCACGGCTTCACCAACTGCCCGTCGACGTCGACCTCCACCGCAGCCTCGACGTGATCGCCTTCCCACGCCTCGTTGCGATACGACGGCGGCCGCTGCAGAAAGACGTCGTGTGCCCGAGCGGCGTACTCGCCCTTGCGTAGGCCAGCCAGCTCGCCCGGCGTCAGGGCCGCGCGGACCGCTCGCCGAAGCGTGGTCAGGCCCGGCGCAGGCGGGCCGCCCGCCGCCGCGGCGTCCACCAACTCCCGGTGCACCGCCGCGACGTTGCCCCGCCAGAACACCAGCCGGCCTCGCACCGGGTCCTCAAGAACCAGCCGCGCCCGCACCGCAAGCTCGGACCGACCCAACGCCCGAGCAACCCACCGCCACACCGTCCGGTCCGAGACCCTCAAGCCCTCCGCGACCAACGCAATCCGCTCGCGCGACAGGGGTCCAGCCTCGCTGAGCTCCACCAACCGGCGCACCGCAGCCTCACGCAACGCACGCTGATCGGCGCCGCGCTGCGCCACCGGTCGCCTCCCCTTTGATCGAGCGATGAGCGCGATCAATCTACGGGAAGAGCACCCTTGCTGACAGCCCCGTGGCCGATCCGCTGACAACAAAGCGGCCGACCGCTGACAACGAGGCGGCGGCTCTCAGTAACGCGGCACCTCTCAGCGTGAGATGTGCCGCGTCGATGTCAGCGCTGGGGTGCCGTCTCGATGTCAGCGAGATCGGCCACGAGGCTGTCAGCGGTGGCCGCGCGCAGTCGTGTCGCCGACTGAGGTGTGGGCCGATCCAGGCGGCCGGGGGCACCTTGGAAGGCGCGCGGGGTTGCGCGTCGCCTAGTAGGGGTAAACCTCGCGCTCGACGAGTCTTTGAAGTTGGTCGCGGGCCGCTTGAACATGCGAGCGAACCGTTGACTGGCTAACACCCATATAGTCTGCGATCTGGGTGGTTGTCCAGTCCTCCATGAAGTACAGGACGCTAACCGTGCGCCGATGCTGTGGCATGCGCCCGATGGCGTCGAGCACGACGCGGTGCAGGAGTGTCTGGTCGGCGGGAGCACCAGCGTGCCCCACAAACCCGAGATCGGAGGTCTCGTCGTCGAGGTCTCGGATCAACGAGGGAAGGTCGCGCAGCCACCTCCGTAGGTCCCGCGCTTCGGCGTCCCGCTTCTTTAGGAAGATCCGCATCGCGACCGTCCGCAGCCAGGCCCAGGGCTGCTCGACACTTGACCATTGGCGGGTCAGCAACATCATCGCGTCCTGCGCTACGTCTCGCGCTTCTTCCCACTCGGCCCCGGCAGAGCGCAAGTAGGCGCAGATCGCGCCGTACTCCCGGCGGTAGAAGTCGTCGAAGCCGCCCTCGGTGGGCACGTCTCGCGACGTGCCCACCGTGGTGACCTCGCGGCCGTCGCTGGACTCCTTGGTACCGACGGACACCGTCAACACCCGTCCGTTACCACTCCAGCACGAAGCCGAAGTGGCCTCGCTCGGGTTTCAGCGCGCGCAGGGCCGCCCCGGCGGCCCGCTTGACCGTGGAGCCTGCGCTGCTCACGAGGGCCGCTACGATCTGCAGGCTGAGGACGGCCACAGCAACATCGAGTGCTGCGCTCAAGTGCGGCCGGACCTCGGCCAACGCCGGGACCTTGATCGCCCAGACGATGATCACGATGATGATCGCGGGCACGCTGATTCTTCGTGGGGTCGATGGACTCGTGTCAATACACGGCCACCATCGACCCGGGGTTTTGATGAACACCCAGAGTCTCCTCGATATCCGAATGTCCCGCTCGCGCTCCTGCCTGAGTCAGAGACGGGTTGGGTGCAGTGTCCGCTTGGACTTCGGCCAGGTCAATCTCGCCGCAGCTTCGAGTGATCCCGGTCACTCGGCGTGTTTCGCGCTAGACACTGTGCCCGTGTGGCCTGCACTGATCGGTGTGGGCAGCCGTCTCAGTACCACTGCCCATGACGCGTTCCTCGCGTCCGAAGGGGTCCGCCGCTCGCGCTCCTGCCAAAGTAGTCAGAGACGGCGGGCCCCGCACGCCCCACCTCGAGCCGCTCCCGGTGCGTCGCGAGTACGTTGCCCCGCCAGAATGTCAACCGTTGCCGCAGCTCGTCGGTGAACTCAACCGGGGCCGGGCGGTCCGCTCTGCCCTACCCTGCGCCGCCGCGACCCAGCCGCCAGACCGTTCGGTCTGAACGCCCAGGCCCTGAGCGACCAGCGGGATCTGCTGCGGCGGCGTCCAGTAGCGACGTGACCGGTCAGAGCCGCCAGCCAGGAAGCCGGACGGGGAACTTCGATACGTGGATAGAGATGTCGACGTCGAGCGGGCCGCCGGCCACGCCGCCGGCAAGCATGGCGGTGTACTCGTGGTCGGGGGAGAAGAGCGTGAACCGGCGGCCGCGACGGTCGAAGACGAACAGCATTCCCCAGACAGCCGGCGGGGTGCCGACGTACGCGACGAGCCGCCGGGTGAGGTCATCGTTGAGTGAAGCGTGATTGATCTGTCCGTGCCCAGCGATGGTGATCGGTGGCAGGGGCGTGTCGGGCGAGCGGGTCCAGCGGATCAGACGTGCCACGGCTGCTCTCACCGACCGTTGTCGAAGTCGGGGCGCCCATCGACGAGCTCGTAGAAGGGAACAGTGGTCAAGGCGTCGGTCCTTTATTCGAAGATCCGCTCGACGACCTCGGCCTGTTCGGCTGGGCCGGCGCGGAAGTATCGGGCGCTGGACTCGATGGAGGCGTGGCCGAGCAGGGCCTGGACGTGGGCGGGGTCGGCGCCGCCTTGGCGTAGCCGGGTGGCGTAGGTGTGCCGGAGCCGGTGGGGTCGTAGGCCGGGGATGCCGGCAGCGTCGCCGACGGCGAGCACGACCTGGGTGATGCCTGAGATGGTCAGTGGGCCACGTTGCCCGGTCCACAGTGGTCCCGGCTGGTTGCCGCGGATGCGGATCCAGGCGCTGATCCGTTCTCGGGCGATCGCGGGCAGCGGCACCCAGCGGACTTCGTCGCCCTTGCCGTGCAGCCGGATCTTGCCGGTGCGGGCGGTGATGGCGACGTCTTCGAGGTCGAGGCGGGCGCATGCCTCCGCGCGTGCACCGGCGTACAGCAGCACGTCGACGATCGCGGCGTCGCGTTCGCCGCGGCGGGCGGCGGCCCGGTCGACCGCGCCCTGCTGCTGACGCGTGAGGGCGTCCGGCTCGCCGGGCCTCGGTACCTGGGCGCGCTTGACGTCGATGCGCAGCCTGGCGGCGTGGTCGTACATGAGGGTGACCGCGGCGAGCGCTTGGTTCACCTTCGCCGGGCTGGCCTTGGCGCGCAACAGGTGGCGGCGCCAGGCAGTGACGGCGGCCTCGGCGCCGACGACGTCGGCGAACGCGTCGGGGTGGGCGTCGGCGTGCCGGCCGAGCCAGGTGACGTAGGCGGTGCACTGCCGCCGGTACGCCTTGAGCGTGTTGGCGGCCAGCTTGCACCGGTCGAGGTAGCGCTCGATCGCGGTCAACGCCTCGCCGGCGGCCGCGGTGACCGGCGCGGCAGGGCGAAGGGGAACAACCTGCGCGGTCACTGGGTACCGCCGGCATGTCCTTCCACCGGGGTCGGTCGCCCCGTCCAGTACGAATCGTGGCCGGACTCCACGTATCGGCGGGTGGCATCGATTGCGTCGCTCGGGCTGAAGTAGGTGCGGAACAACTTCCACCACGCGTCGTACTGCGCTTGCTGTTTCGGCGTCAGGGCGCGTGGTGAGCGCTGGTGGTGCTCCACCGCCGCCGACGCGACGGCGAACAACTCGGCACGCGTCATGGCGGCGACCTGGCCCTCGGTAGGCGGCGCGCCGGGGCGTGGCGGCCGCGGGTGACCCCAGTCGACCTCGGTCATGCCGATGGCTCCTTGTTATCCGCTGAGTTTCGGCCCGGGTTTCGAGGCCGCTGGAACGACGTTATCCGCTGAGATCCAAGTCTCTCAGTGGATAAGAAGAGTTATCCGCTGAGTGTGGTTGGGCGGCGCCGAGGTGGCTTCGGCGGCCGCGGCCGGCATCCGGTGCGGACGCTTCCACGTCGAGGCGTCCGCGATGGCCCGTGCTCGGGCCTCGCGGACGTCACAGGGTTACAGCACGATGAGCAGGAACGTGAGCACGCTCATCACCATCAAGACGATGCCGCTATGGGCGATGGCATCCAAGACGGTGCTGATCGCCATGACGATCGGGCCGAGGATCTCGGCGAGCTTGCTCAAGCCGCGGGCGCGGTGGGAGGACACGGTGCCGGGCGCGACGCCCATCGCCTCTCCGACCTCGGCGCGCGAGTGCTCGCCGCTGAGGGTCAGCTCGATGGCCTGGCGCTGCAGATCGGACAGCGTCCGCAGGGCGTCGGGCAGGGCCGCGCGCAGCAGCTCGTCGATCTCCCGCTCCAGGATGAGGTCTTCCATGGTGGGGCCGGGCTCGGCCAGCTCGGGCGTGTCGTCGTCGCTGAGCGCCAGCGCGCCGCTGCGGTTCTTCAGCTCGGCCACCTGCTCGAAGATGTACGGCAGGAGCACGGCGCCGAGCGCGAACCTGCCTGGGTCCTCGACCGTCGGCCATTTCTCGCACAGTTTGGTGTAGACGTGTTGCGCGGCGTCGTCGACCGTGGCCAGGCTTGCCGGTACACGTGCGTTGCTCAGCCTGCTGCGGGCGACGCGCCGGATCAGCGGTTCCCAGTCGGCCCAGAACTGGTCGAGGTCGGCGGTGGTGCGGCCGGTGGGCACTGGGGGGAACTCGAGCCGCCTCGAGTTCCCCCTGCCCTGCTTGTCAGGCACCGTCGCCGGCCGTGATCGCCGGCGCTGCCGGCACCCGGATGTGCCAGTGGATGCCGCCGCGGCCGGTGCCGCTGATCTCGGTGCCGGGTGCCAGGGTGGCGACCGCCCGGGCCAACTCGGCTCGGGCTCGCAGAGTCTTGGTCTCGGCGTGCGCGGTCGCCAGCCGTGCGGCGCCGTACCCGGCACCCAGGACCGCCGCGGTCAAGGGGTCGATCATCTTCTGTGGCCTCTCGGTCGTGCCCGCCGCGTCACGTGCAACGAGCTCAACATGTTGGGGCCACAGCGGCACCGGCGTTACCTCCACCTCGAAAATCTTCGTGCCTTCTTCCGCAGCCCGGTCAGCGCGACGTCAGCGGGAAATCTGGCTCAGCGGGGGGCCATGGAACGATGCGGCCGTGTCGCGCAGCTGCTGCGCGCGTTCCCGCAGCCAATGGCCGATCTTGTCCGGGTCGTAGCTTTCCTGCGCCTGTCGGTCTGCGGCCTGGGCGAGGTTGTCGAAGAAGCGCGCCAGGTAGATCAGCGTGTCGGTCGCGCAGAGCATTGGTTCCTCAAGATTGATGCCGAGCGTGGCCGGCCGGTGCTCGGCTGTCGTCGCTTCGGCGAGCGCGGCCGCCGTCTGACTTAGGCCGTGTCTCACTTGGTCGCCTTGAGCAGGCGGCGATAGGTGAGCAGGGTGCAGGCAAGGTCGGCGAAGGCTTGGAAATGTTCGGCTTTGCGGTCGTAGCGGCGTACGAGGCGGCGGTTGCGTAGCAACCAGTTCAGGCATGCTTCGACGATCCAGCGGTGCCGGCCGAGGCGTTCGGAGGACTCGACGCCTTTGCGGGCGATCCGCACGACTATGCCACGGCGGCGGACCTCGGCGCGCAGGACCGGCTGGTCGTAGGCCTTGTCCGCGTGCAGCTTGTCCGGCCGCCATCGAGGCCGCCCCCGGCGTCCGCGGATCGGGGCGACAGAGTCCAGCAGCGGGATCAGCAACTGGGAGTCGTGGGTGTTCGCGGCGGAGATCAGGCAGGTCAGGGGTACACCACGGCGGTCACACAGTATGTGTATCTTGCTGCCTGGTTTGCCGCGGTCAACCGGATTTGGCCCGGTGAGGTCCCCCTTTTCTCGGCCCGTACCGAGATCGAGTCGACCACCGCCCGAGACCAGTCGATCTCGCTGATGACACCGAGTCCGTGCAGGAACTGCTGGTGCAGTTGCTCCCACAGCCCAGCGACGGTCCACTGCGTAAACCGGCGGTGTGCCGTGGACCGGCTGACGCCGAACAACTGGGCGGGCAGCTTCCACCACGAGCAACCGGCCTGAACCAGGTACACGATCGCCGCGAGCACGGCCCGATCGTCCGCACGACGCTTCCCGCCACCCTGCCGACGACGCGCCTGTACCGGGATCAACGGCTGCGCGACCTGCCAGAAGTCATCCGGCGCCCACGTCCGAATCATGTCCTCCACCACGAACGAGGATCATGCCGCAGCCCAGCGATCCTCCATCTAGGACACGCCCTTAGCAAGATCAGACTGTACGTGCGGGTGCGGGTGGCGTTGTTCATCAGCAAGCGGTACCGCCGCAGCCGGCACTTCGGCCGTCGGGCGTTGCTGCATTTCACGCCTAACGAGTTCGGTCTGATCAGCCTTTACGGGATCGTCGTGCAACCCAGGGCTGGCAAGCCCTGGCGGGACAAGCCGAATGCCGGCGGTGAACGACGTCGGTAAGCCGTGTGCGGGAGAACCGCACGCACGGTTTGACGGGCGGGAGCTGGAAACGGAGCACCACCGCGGTCACGGCCACGGCAGTGGGACAGCCTGATGGGGAAACCTCAGGAATCGTGAAGGCTGCCGGGCCTACCACCACGGACACGCCACCGCGCCAGTTCCCGACCCTCCATCGTGGGTTGGGGTCGTTGGAGTCCTGGTCAGCGGGGGCGTGTCGGTGCTCCACATAGGACGAGACTCCCAATAGGACAGCAGTCGACCAAAACGACAGCCCTGTCCCGGGAGTCTCGTTGCTCACGTATGTTGCCTGTGAGGATGATCGGGCGCCGCTTCGAGTCTGGGTTTGACCCGTATGTTGCCTGGCCTTGATGGCCTTGATGGTGATCCGTCGGCCCGGTCTTGAGGCGGTGTATGGCGTGGCTGACTCGGCTCGGAGCGTGTCCGGATAGGGGCTTGGCCCTGGTGACCCGTCACAGGTCTGACCGCTCACGGCCGACCGGCGCGCTGTCGACCCGTCGTCGTTCGGATCAGGAGCAGCCCTCGCCGTGACCAGCATGCCGTCGAAACCTGAGCAATACCCGTACGTTGTCGTAGGCGTCGACACGCACAAGGACGTGCACGTCGCCGCAGTGTTAAGCCCGCTGGGCGCGCTGCTGGGCACTATGTCCTTCCCGACCACTAGGGACGGCTACCTGGGGTTGGTCGAGTGGGCTACGGGTTTCGGGGTGGTGCGTCGGGCCGGCGTCGAGGGCACCGGCTCGTACGGAGCCGCGCTTGCCCGCGTGCTGCGCCAAGCCGGGATCGACGTTATCGAGATCAACCGGCCGGACCGGGCGGCGCGTCGCCGGCGTGGCAAGACCGACGCGGTCGACGCCGAGGCAGCAGCCCGATCAGTGCTGGCTGGTCAGGCGAGTGTCATACCGAAGACCGGCGAGGGACCTGTCGAGGCGATCCGCGTGTTGAAGCTCGCCAAGGACTCGGCGGTCAAGGCTCGGGTGCAGGCCATCAACCAGATCCACGCGGTACTGGTCAATGCCGAGGCGGCTATGCGGGAGCAGCTGTCCTCGCTGAGTAACCGACGGTTGGTCGAGGCCTGCGCCCGGCTGGATCCGGCAGTCCACGACGGCGCGACCGCCGTTGTGGTCTACGCCCTGACGCGGCTCGCGCAGCGCATCCAGTTCCTCATGCAAGAGATCCGCGAGGTGCAACGACGGCTCACCGCCGCTGTCAAGGCCACCGCGCCCCGGCTCCTGGAGGTAAGTGGCATCGGTCCCGATTGCGCCGCCACGCTGCTCGTGGCGGCCGGTGACAACCCGCACCGGTTGGCCAGCGAGGCCTCCTTCGCAGCGCTGTGCGGAGTGAGCCCGGTTGAGGCATCGTCAGGCAAGGTCCAACGCCACCGTCTCAACCGCGGCGGCCACCGCCAGGCGAACGCCGCTCTCTTCCGCGCCGTGCTGACCCGCCTGCGGTGGGACACGCGAACACGCGAATATTTGCAACGACGTACGACCGAAGGGCTCTCCAAACGAGAGATCATTCGCTGCTTGAAGCGATACCTCGCCCGCACCGTCTACAAGGTCATCTGCACCGCGATCCCCAACCCGACAACGGCCGCGACCACTTGACATCTATAGGGGCATCACCATCCCGTTGTCCACGCGCAGCCTGACGCGCCTTGCCGAGCTGATCCGAACCCGACGCGCCGAGTTGGGCGGCCGTTGGCGGCGGCTACCAGCACACGAGCAGGCATTGATGACGCTGGCCCACCTACGCAACGGCGACACCCTCACGAGGCTGGCGGTCGGGTTCGCCGTATCAGTCACCACCGCCTGGCGGTACCTGCGCGAGGCGATCGACCTGCTCGCCACCCTCGCCCCGGACCTGGCGCAGGCGGCAGCTAGGGCCGCCGCGCTGGCTTACGCGATCATCGACGGCACGCTGATCCCGATCGACCGGGTCGCCGACCAGCGGCCCTACTACTCAGGAAAGCACAAGCGGCACGGCGTGAACGTGCAGGTCCTGGCCGACCCAGCCGGCCTGCTGGTGTGGGCATCGCCCGCGTTGCCCGGCGCGGTCCACGACCTGACCGCCGCCCGTACTCACGGCCTGATCGACGCCCTGACCAGCGGCGAGGTGATGACGTTCGCGGACAAGGCGTATCAAGGCGCCGGCGGCACTATCTGGACGCCGTTCAAGCGACAGCCGAACCGCCGAGGCTGTCGAAGCGGCAACGATCAGTCAACCGGCAACACGCCAAGATCCGCGCCCTCGGCGAACGAGCCGTAGCCACCCTCAAGAACTGGAAACTGCTGGCCAAGCTGCACTGCAGCCCACACCGCGCCACCACGATCGTCCAAGCGATCCTCGTCCTCCAACACACCGAAGACGACCGCTACCCACGATGAAAACGGCTCAATATCAGGCGAGCACGTCAGTCAGCGTGTGGACTCTGTAAAGCAATGGGTCGTCTTAGTCCTTCTCGGAACACCTGCGGGTCGCCGAGCTCTGGAGGAGTGGATTCCAGCTGTATCTTGGAGAAGTCAACGGCGGCTCCGGCGAATAAGGCATTATCACATCGGACGCTTGTGCCCTTGAAGCGTGCGTTGCCGAAATCCACGACGCCGGAGTTGAACTCGGCATGGGTGAAGTCCACCTCGCCTCCTTGAAGGAGTGCGTCTCCGAAAAAGAGGTGGCCACCTGAAATTTCGGCTCCGTCCAGCTCTTCTCTACCGAACAGCAGCTTTCCATTGATGATCTCCGCGAGCCCAAAATCGACGCGACCGTCCGTGAACTTGGCGCCGCGAAAGTCAACGAGTCCCCCGGTGAACTTGGCGAAGCCAAAATGGACTACGGCACCCGAAAATATAGCCCCACGGAAGTCCACCCTACCTGCGGAAAATGTCGAGTAGCCGATACGCACTCGTCCTCCGGAGAAGATGGCGCCAGTAAAATCGCCACCATCAAATGCCACTCCGGTAAAGTCGAAGTCATGGCCCTGCCACGTAGACGTCGTCGACCGGAGATGCGCGGCGATCACTCGGATGACGGTGTGTCGCACTTCCCGATCATGGGCCCATGACAACGCCTCTTTCGCGTCCTCTGGTGGCTTGGTCGGGTATGGCATCCTGAGGTAGGCGCACAGCACGTCAATACAGGTTTGACGTTGCGCTGGCCAATCATCCGCTAAGCCCGCCATTGCGTAGACCCCCGCGAGGCGTACTGCGGCATTTTCGTCACCGAGCTGCGCAGATGCGGTGGCGAATCTTTCATTTAGCAAGCGGGTGCGCTCGCGATCCTCTTTTCGGTTTTCGAGAGTTGATGAAAATTCGGCTAGACGATTGCTTGCTTCAGCTACCCGTTGGCGGCGATACGCCACAACAAGGGCAACTATTCCGCCCGACCCTGCGATTGTTGCGAATACCACCTTGAGTAGATCGAATATCGTTGCAGCGCTTGCCTTATCGGTCGCCGCTACCCCCGATATTCCCAACGCGCGTAGGCCTATAACTATGAGAATTGCGGCGCTGCCCAAGACGCCGACGAACGCCAAGGCGATGACCACACCGATAGGCCATAGCCGGAGGGTGCTTAATGAGGGGGAGGGAGCGCTGCCTGTGTCGTCGAGGCTAGCCTCAGCGTCGCTGGTTCGTCCCGCTATCCGGCGGTCCATC
The window above is part of the Phytohabitans houttuyneae genome. Proteins encoded here:
- a CDS encoding IS110 family transposase codes for the protein MPSKPEQYPYVVVGVDTHKDVHVAAVLSPLGALLGTMSFPTTRDGYLGLVEWATGFGVVRRAGVEGTGSYGAALARVLRQAGIDVIEINRPDRAARRRRGKTDAVDAEAAARSVLAGQASVIPKTGEGPVEAIRVLKLAKDSAVKARVQAINQIHAVLVNAEAAMREQLSSLSNRRLVEACARLDPAVHDGATAVVVYALTRLAQRIQFLMQEIREVQRRLTAAVKATAPRLLEVSGIGPDCAATLLVAAGDNPHRLASEASFAALCGVSPVEASSGKVQRHRLNRGGHRQANAALFRAVLTRLRWDTRTREYLQRRTTEGLSKREIIRCLKRYLARTVYKVICTAIPNPTTAATT
- a CDS encoding RNA polymerase sigma factor; translated protein: MPTGRTTADLDQFWADWEPLIRRVARSRLSNARVPASLATVDDAAQHVYTKLCEKWPTVEDPGRFALGAVLLPYIFEQVAELKNRSGALALSDDDTPELAEPGPTMEDLILEREIDELLRAALPDALRTLSDLQRQAIELTLSGEHSRAEVGEAMGVAPGTVSSHRARGLSKLAEILGPIVMAISTVLDAIAHSGIVLMVMSVLTFLLIVL
- a CDS encoding tyrosine-type recombinase/integrase, with translation MSAKPGERPGRAARGDRRRRAVRAGRWAAELREAYQAWLDERAGLPGADTTPALFFNHRGGRLSVRGASDVFAAILDRAALDDDAPAHVLRHTFATVMIRGGADLVVVADLLGHARLDQTRRYTLPTAADRRRAVELLPTDR
- a CDS encoding IS5 family transposase (programmed frameshift) — its product is MIRTWAPDDFWQVAQPLIPVQARRRQGGGKRRADDRAVLAAIVYLVQAGCSWWKLPAQLFGVSRSTAHRRFTQWTVAGLWEQLHQQFLHGLGVISEIDWSRAVVDSISVRAEKKGDLTGPNPVDRGKPGSKIHILCDRRGVPLTCLISAANTHDSQLLIPLLDSVAPIRGRRGRPRWRPDKLHADKAYDQPVLRAEVRRRGIVVRIARKGVESSERLGRHRWIVEACLNWLLRNRRLVRRYDRKAEHFQAFADLACTLLTYRRLLKATK
- a CDS encoding DUF6082 family protein, whose amino-acid sequence is MRTPTSTRTTLIAAALAGLAVACAAGFPLALAIIDRWWQPDWRRLADIGQAYGAASAVFSALAVAGVAAGLIYQGRQLRLVRIQVARDKHEQLMTLAINDHDTYGPMFGSAFAAMPPTQLRRRLFCVMALNYFRLGYEGGVINEKNLRAEVLPAYFSAADSRQHWAAASQDWLAHQPPIYRRFGAIVNDEYRRAVASGPPTPEPIQHPLEAVTPPQRRPATTLVGAMAAAAVAGWLIGRRR
- a CDS encoding pentapeptide repeat-containing protein gives rise to the protein MVIALAFVGVLGSAAILIVIGLRALGISGVAATDKASAATIFDLLKVVFATIAGSGGIVALVVAYRRQRVAEASNRLAEFSSTLENRKEDRERTRLLNERFATASAQLGDENAAVRLAGVYAMAGLADDWPAQRQTCIDVLCAYLRMPYPTKPPEDAKEALSWAHDREVRHTVIRVIAAHLRSTTSTWQGHDFDFTGVAFDGGDFTGAIFSGGRVRIGYSTFSAGRVDFRGAIFSGAVVHFGFAKFTGGLVDFRGAKFTDGRVDFGLAEIINGKLLFGREELDGAEISGGHLFFGDALLQGGEVDFTHAEFNSGVVDFGNARFKGTSVRCDNALFAGAAVDFSKIQLESTPPELGDPQVFREGLRRPIALQSPHAD
- a CDS encoding RNA polymerase sigma factor, whose product is MSVGTKESSDGREVTTVGTSRDVPTEGGFDDFYRREYGAICAYLRSAGAEWEEARDVAQDAMMLLTRQWSSVEQPWAWLRTVAMRIFLKKRDAEARDLRRWLRDLPSLIRDLDDETSDLGFVGHAGAPADQTLLHRVVLDAIGRMPQHRRTVSVLYFMEDWTTTQIADYMGVSQSTVRSHVQAARDQLQRLVEREVYPY
- a CDS encoding tyrosine-type recombinase/integrase, whose translation is MTAQVVPLRPAAPVTAAAGEALTAIERYLDRCKLAANTLKAYRRQCTAYVTWLGRHADAHPDAFADVVGAEAAVTAWRRHLLRAKASPAKVNQALAAVTLMYDHAARLRIDVKRAQVPRPGEPDALTRQQQGAVDRAAARRGERDAAIVDVLLYAGARAEACARLDLEDVAITARTGKIRLHGKGDEVRWVPLPAIARERISAWIRIRGNQPGPLWTGQRGPLTISGITQVVLAVGDAAGIPGLRPHRLRHTYATRLRQGGADPAHVQALLGHASIESSARYFRAGPAEQAEVVERIFE